The Hordeum vulgare subsp. vulgare chromosome 4H, MorexV3_pseudomolecules_assembly, whole genome shotgun sequence genomic interval TAGTTTTGTTAGAACTTGTGACCTGCTTGAAGGCGAGACGGCGACGTCTCATTGAAGATGGAATAAGGTTCTTTTAGTCTAAGCTCCATTTTGACGATGCATCTAGCATTGTCGGCGGTGTGAAGGTTTGTCTTTGATATATCTACCTTTGATGTATTTGTTTATATCTATTCATCGTCCTCCTATGTTTGTGTGTCTCTAGGTTAGATTCATTTGATCTACAATATTCTTATTCGACGAATGTTGCTGTTCTGATGCGCTGGTTCTATGAGGTCTTAGCATGACGACTTCCCGACTGTCTACTATAACAAGTTCTATTCGGTTCCGATGAGGGAGAGAAGATGATGACGGCCCACCTTCGAGTCGCTTTAGTGTTTATAGTCGTCGTTAGATGGTTTGTGAATCTGAatgtaattttttattattttttatgtttGTTGTAGTGTTATGGTTGATGATGAATAAATCGGAtattttttcaaaagaaaaaaaatgaaggaCTTCCTCGGAATGGCTATGCGTCCGGTTTCTGGCGTCCAGTACTTCATAGTGTCCCATCTCCCATGCATGCATGGTTGGATCGACAGAATCGTACAAAAATCGGGTCGATGTGAAGTGCCCTGTGTGAATATGCCATTTTCTATTGTCCTCGGCACAAGATTGCGTATCTAGTGTCTTCTATACGTCGAGTTCCATGGCACGCTTTcccgcaaaaaataaaaaaaaggttcCGTGGCAGGCTTGTCATGGCGCCGATTGATTTTTGAGGGATGTCATGGTGTTGAATCGTGATGAGCCTTATTTTTAAGAAAGGAGGCTGTTACAAATTAATCGAATGATTTTCTAAAAAATCATCCTCCTGGCCATCCTCTCGATCAAATAGATGTTGACGGTTCGATTGCATCAAAGGAAGTCGTCTTCTTTCTTCCTCCGCTCTTCTTGTTTCTTGTGTTCTTCCATCAGTCATGGTAACATCGACTGTCTGCACGTGTGACATCGGCTTCGGCGGCCTTGCCGCATCGAAGCCACCGACGAGATCCGCCAGTGACCCCACCGGTGACCATTGCATCACATCAGTGTGAGCCACCGCTACATGACAAGACCGAGCACGGCAAAAAAAGCTTCAGTGGAGCAGCTTCCATGGCAGCACAACAAGCGCGAAGCACCGACGACATCCGATGATGCCCCATTAAAGCCTCGGCATAGCTTTATTGTAACCCCGACTAAGCTTCATTGCAAATCCGGCGCGCTTCATTGGAGCCATGGCGGAACTTCATTTCAATTTTGGCCCCTTTCATTGTAACTCCGGCGCACTTCATTGCAGCCTCGACGGAGCTCCGAGATCCGCACGACGCTCAACTCGTCGGACGCTGGTCTGCATCACGGATGCCCTCCTGCGGCCTTCTTTCCCATATAGCTAGCAGCGCCTGTGGGCGCTACATGACAgcatcagcccccccccccctcctcccaCCCACTCACCCACAATGTCGGTGAGGCCCGTGCAGGTGTGCCTctgcaacgccggtgagccctgcATCCCACCACGGAATGAGCCGACGAGTGTTGCAACGCAGCGCAACGACGAACGGTCGTCCTTACTTCACATCATGGCCGCTGGCTTTGCAAAGCATTGAATGAACAACATGGAGCTTGGGGCAACAGCTTGAGAAGCTTGGGGCAACAGCTTGAGAGCTATCCAATCCATGACGGAGAGGAGCAGTAGAGAAAATGTGAGGAAGGTGATCTGTTCAGACTTCAaagaaagaggaaagggtgggccTATGCAGGACGTGTGTCATGCGTACGAGACGGTTTACGcaagatgaatatcatccaacttAATTTAAACATTTTTCTTTAGGAAAAGGTAAATTGTTGGCAAATTTaacctatacctaataataaaaaggctattgctttcgtcggaaaacccaccgcggttttttataaaaaaatctgtattttttattattcaattcgcgctccatcatttatctgcaacgcaaaaggaaaaaacgattcgctgcaaaaattatatccgtacgcatcgcctcctcccgtcgaccctcggCCACCCTGGCCCGTGCCCAGGCCGCCGTCACACAACtcaccgccgcggccgacctcaaccgccaccgttgtcgatctcaacccacccgcctccgcggccgtacctctccccgctcactgcccccgttgcggcgctcgaacgcatcgcgtcgaccctggtccaccctggcatgtgcccaggccgctgccacaccactcgccgccgcggccgacctcaaccatcactgttgtcgatctcaatccacccgcctccgcggccgtacctctgtccGCTtattgcccccgtttcggcgctcgagcacaacttctggatcagatcaacgcgacaactacagtgactggggatgatgcgtctgctcgatgcagaacggcggcggcgcgcggataaggcgcggcggagcgaagtacttgcaggtggaggcgggcctccatggctcacacgaggAACtctgaggttatggcgcggcaacgacgactccttatggccagatagaggcgcctaacccttgctcccctcatcgtatcccctcctccggtaggaactcatcatctggtgagatcccctccccatgcctctaaCCGTGTAccaagcaccgacaagaaattttgttctgtgaggatttgtttgctgatgaatgaatgtattgaatgtaagattgtattgtcgtagagacagagaatgaaacaccaccttcagtttgtcatctgatctcacattctctaccccatgagtgaaataacataacagtccattgatcaattcacgtagcctctttgttttgctttgcttgtcccgcttaatttctcatcatgatggaattaacaatgaacgggttgatttttcaacaaaataggataggactgactacattagttaggtagcttattattttaataaatcaaaataattataaaaagattaaaagcatgtggtatttttttttccgttgcaacgcacgggcctttttgCTAGTTAAGAGTAAAATGCATCAGGACCAGCGTAACAAGTTCAAGGGTCGTATTGTAGCAGGCAAGTTTCGGAACTGCATTGAGGCACTTTGCAAGTTTCACGATCATTCCAGACACTATCATCAAGTTTAGGGGGCAATGGAGCATTTTTACCTACTTAATTAAACAATCCTTGACCGGCTGCATTATTGTGACCGTCTGGCGCTGCTCCACGTTGCTCTTCACGTGGCGCACGGCCTGCCCACGTCGTAGCGGTCGAGAGTAGTACGTGTCAATCGAGTGACTTCAACGTGCACTTGTTTACGTTACATTTTTCTCTCTCTCGTCCATTTCTGTTCACAGATTTTTGGTGGTAGAGAAACGGACACACTCGCTGCACAAGGTCGCTCAAATCAAGTCAAACTAATGTATGTTGTACTGCGCGCTGTAGGAGCAATTATGAGATTGGGAGTGGAGTAAGGCTGGTCGTATTTGGCTATCATAGCTAGAATCATGTACTTAGGACTACCAAACGTGCTGATGTGATAAACAATTAAAAaaagttagagtaacatagatatggaccgtatcatgttaaatgtTATGTTACTATGTattatgcatgtcaataaataaaatcacatatgatactagtttatgatactatgcattatgaaggttgtatcatacaatagtatcatatcactagtagaaaacaggcatATGGTTcgaagcattagtcccggttgttttttgaaccgggactaatgctgtcATTAGTCCCGATTTATTAGGAACCTCTAGTTCCGATTTGTGTTACCGACCGGGTCTAAAAGGGTGGTGACAGGGTTGCGTCAGGCTGAGGCCCATGCGagggtcattagtcccggtttgtaatacaaaccgggactacaaATTTACAGTCTCGGTTtgtattaccaaccgggactaaaagtatcACTATAAATAGTGCTTCGTCCAGCCCGAGCCCAAGCTCTCCGTTTTCTCCTTTCGCTCCTCTGTTTTCTTTCCTTGCTCGAGTTCATCCTCAATTTCTTTCCAGACTTGTCAAGATTTGAGACACCTCACCCATTCAAGTGTTcataaaggttagcaactttgtcctttcatctctcattgctagattagctcgtGCAATGTTGTATAATTATAATGATTTGTGGTTTTAGTCTGagagtaattatgtgggagtttatttgatttatatgcaatatgagctcaaattaacttcttagtttgcatatgtgtaggtgtggtttacttagtgccttcccatCCCTGCCCTAACCACCGTTGATCGCCCGCACCGTCTCGTCGCCGGCATCACCTTGatgatcctcttgttcttatcctttttattccaaaaaaacttatttgtatgatttagataattttcttacctgtatgattgtttgttatacatagtgtcatggtcttgatatccgtccccgtcggccctcgtctggtttatgattcggatgtaGTACAttttcttttataactatttgttgcatttctctTTTACATGACAATTattcccatcaagttgacatagttatttttatctaggaggtatgtgaagccGAAATTACAATCGACCCTcttctcgagaagttaaatttagttgaaaaagaaaatgagtatttgaaagaaaaatatgaaaagaattgaagaagagaagatgaaattggagttgtatgttgcctatgtcgtcgatgatcacaagatcaagatggatgcaatgtgcttgaagattagaaatattagaaaatatgccgttAATAAAGAAACTTGGTATCACTATGGTGGtgaatcaattgttaccttagttgcgatcttgatcgcatttgttattgcatttaaatgctttagctagaaacTCTTGTATTTTGTTTTACGTGAATACGTGTGTATGAACTTTATATGTGAACTTttattaatttggtcttttcggtcttgtgtaataaagatgaaccgacaatggatgtacgataACCGATGTTCTCCCCGGTTtattgatggcttgcagagttttcTACGTACGGCTGAGGCAAACCAGCGGGATGGTtatatgtgttgtccatgtgatgtctgtaagaatgataaaacttactctaagtcaagagtcattaattcatgtccacatgtttacgtCTGGTTTCATGTCCGGCTATAGCTGTTGGactaagcatggagaaagaggggttctaatggaagagaatgaagaagaagaggatgacgacgactatcCTTTGTTCCGtgaatacgatggtactacaatggaagaagaagttgaagtagaggcaccagatgagcccgctgacgatcttggtcgggccattgctgatgcaaagagaaactgtgcaagtggaaaggagaagctgaagttgcacggcatgttagaggatcacaagaaattattgtacccaaattgcaaagatgacaaGAAGAAATTGGGTACCACACTAGAATTTTTGTAATGGAAGGTAGAAAATGGTGTATCGAGTgttttgaaaagttgctgaaaatattaaaaaagatgcttccaaaggacaacaaattgcccgacagtacgtacgaagcaaggaAGGTTGTCTGCCATCTAGGATTAAAGgtacagaagatacatgcatgccctaatgactgcatcctctaccgctgtgaggagtacgagaatttgaatgcatgtccGGTATGTAGTGCGTTGCGCTATAAAATTGGCCGCGATGACCCttgtgacgatgttgagggccagcgtcCCAGAAagaggattcctgccaaggtgatgtggtattctcctataataccacggttgaaacttttgttgcgaaacaaaaagcatgccaagttgatgcgatggcacaaagatgagcgtaagaaagacggaaAGTTGAGAGTACCCGTTGATGGGTcacagtggaggaaaatcgagagaggGTGGCCGGACTTTGTAGATGACGCAAGGAActgttggtttggtttaagtgcagatggcattaatccttttggggagcagagcaacaATCATAGCACCTGACTCGTGACTCTATGTATATATAACCTTCCTTCTTTGTTGTGCATAAAGCGGAAATTCATTATGATgtgagtgctcatccaaggccccaagcaaaccggcaacgacattgatgtgtacctaaggtcattagttgaagaacttttatagcTGTGAGAtatcaaaggtgtacgtgtgtaggatgagcacaaacaatatgaatttgacctacgagcgttgttgtttgtgaccatcaatgattggcctgctcttagtaacctttcaggacagataaacaagggataccacgcatgcatgcactgtttagatgatacacaaagtatatacttggataaatgtaagaagaatgtgtacctaggacatcgtcgatttcttccgatcaagcatctctgaagaaaagaaggcaagcatttcaaaggtgaggcagatcaccgaaaGAAGTCTGACCATCGTACcggtgatcatatacttcatatggtcaaggatttaaaagtagtttttggaaagggtccaggcagacaatctgttccgaatgacactaacgaacacgcacccatgtggaagaagaaatctatattttgggacctaccttattggtAAGATCTAGAGGTCGGCTTTGCAATAGacgtgatgcacatgatgaagaatctttgcgtgaacctgctaggattcttgggcgtggatgggaagacaaaagatatacCGAAGGCACGGGATACCAGCAACGTATGCACAAAAAAGACGACATACATCCaaatcagtatgaaggtcctgccacctatgctcttaccaaagaagtgtTTTTTCACTCTTTCTTCTAAGTAGTTTCTGTAACCTCTGATGTACATTGTCTTTGACAGAATAAATTGGCACCTGTTGGTGTCTTTCTCTGTTAAAAAATGTATTGAAGTGGCTTTAATTCCATTTTACTTTGATGATCGCTTCATTCTTTGTCGCaagcttagagcatctacagtcggGCCTCTTAAACCCGTCTAAAATGTTTGGTCATGTCGTTCGGTCATTGACCGGTAACCAAAAAGATACCCAAACGAGCGCCTTAAACGGGACTCAAATGCTCGGGCTGACCGGCACTCCTCATATTCAGCCCAAATATGGCAAGGATATCAGGACGCGTCCGTCACATCAGTCTAACATCATGGGCCCACGCGGGATCGCATGGAAACCCGGCGGTCCGACGGACGCCTCCTTCGATGAGGGGTGTGAAAGTCGCGTGGCGCCGGTTCAATTCGTCGCCCAAGGCCAAATCTGTCTATTTAAGCAGGCCGACGTCCCCCAACCCTATCccatccacctcctccctctctgcGTCGCTAACCCGagcccatccacctcctctctcctgatCCGACGCTCTTCCCACACTCTCCGATGACGCCATGGTCCGGATGAAGATCACCACCTATGCCATGCTCACGCCAGAGCGCCGGTACCAGATCGAGTAGGAGATCTAGGTGAGGCATGCCGCCCGCATCGCTATCGGGTTGCCTCCAGACTTGCCGAAGccgaaagacgaggaggaggcacacacggaggaggagggagaggattaACAGCCCACTCCGATGACGGAGGAGTAGGCGGATGAGGAGGCACAATAGTCGAAGCAGGAGATGGCATAGGTTCCGAGCTTCAACATGGAGCAAGCGAAGGCGGATTTCGCCGTCGCTCAAACGGAGGAGTTAACGGAATAGCTGGCCATCCTGGAGTCCATCCGGCAGGAATGGGCGGCGACCGACGCTTTTCTTGCCGAAGGCGATGTAGAGATGGATGCACAGGAGCCGGAGCAACATGAATTGCAGCTGCCGCCCATGTACCTGGCGTCGGACATGAAGATAGCCGGCATCTCCAACGAGGAGTATGATTAGGGATGGCACCCGCAGGGTATGGGTACGGGTGGAGCCTCCCCATACCCTTATCCGCCCGTCTGATATTACCCATCAGCCTTACCCATACCCGTCAACGGGTACAATTTTTTCCATACTGTCGGGTAGACGGGTACCCGCGGGTAAAATTACCCATATTTGCAAACATCAATTTAAACAACTTATTGTTATAAAATGCATTGTATTGTATATTTTACAAAGATAGATTATAATTACAACACATACAtataaaacaacatcatatagtcataaacaacaacacatagacatacactttcaattcataaattattgacataGTGTAGATTGTAGAGATAATTTTGAGTTCACATAGATTTTATATGGGTACATGGGTATATGTGAACgggttatatgatcccatacccGTACCCATTCTACCCAATGGGTTTTAGATTTTACTATTTATATACCCATGGGTAAGTTTTTGTCCCATATCCTtaccctaatagggtttttacccgcagggtacgtgggtaatgggtacccattgccatccctaagTATGATAGATGATTTACATAGTACTAGATCATGAAaggcgcgcgttgctgcgcccgtCTATTATGAATTTAGGATAAAATTATTATTGATATATTTGTATAACAGTAATTATTTTATTGTGGTTTGCGATGtttattttgttgcattttttgtttttttttgaaaaatttgtgGTGTTATGGGCCACATAATAGTAAATTTCTTATTTGTGTGTAATATTTAAATTAGGCTGATATGGGCCTGCATAGGTATTAATACTTTTGCAGCAGCAGTTTTTGTGTATTGATGTGTATGTTGAACGTTTTTAGCGAGGATTTAATTCTGTATATTTATGTAGGATCGTAATTGCTTAAGATATATTTGTATTACATTAATTATTTTCTTGTGGTTTGCGATCTTTATTTTgatgcaatttttttattttattttttggaaaTTTTGGGGTGTTATGGGCCACATAATAGTAATTTTGTAATTTGTGTGTATTATTGTAATTGGGCTGATATGAGCCTGTTTAGCTATTAATACTTTTGCATCAGCATTTTTTGTGTATTGATGTGTATGTTGAACGTTTTTAGTGAGGCATTAATTTGGTATTGATCTAGGATAGGAATGGTTGTAGGTTTTGCATTAGCATTTGTAACTTTGTTGACCTTTGTATTTATGAACAGTGGTTATAAGTAGAGGGACGTTAGTAGCTTACttgctctatatatatatatcatcctTTGTGTTTGTTTTGATGTTGGTGTATACAGTTCTTAGTTTGTGAGCTGGACTTAATTCTTTTTCAGTTGTGTTGGTTGTAGGTACGATTATATTTGTTAAACTTTGTTGTCTTTAATTCTTTATTTTTTTGAATAATGAATAATAGTTGTATGTTAaatttgttgaaatttattgtgtaTTGTAGGTTTGTTGTTCGAATAAATTTAGCGTGAATGGATGGTGTTGAAACAGGTAATATAAATTTATTTGTTTAATTATGTATGTTTCATTTGTGTAGTtgcatatattttgtagataaCGTATGGAAAATATGAATTTTTTTGACCCTGGATGGGCTGAGAAAATAGGCCCATTTCACCAGATAACACGGTTTCTTGTCGACTTTAATTCTTTATTTTTTTGAATAATGAATAATAGTTGTATGTTAaatttgttgaaatttattgtgtaTTGTAGGTTTGTTGTTCGAATAAATTTAGCGTGAATGAATGGTGTTGAAACAAGtaatataaatttatttatttaattatgtATGTTTCATTTGTGTAGTTGCATATATTCTGTAGATAACATATGGAAAATATGAATTTTTTTGACCCTGAATGGGCTGAGAAAATAGGTCCATTTCATCAGATAACACGGTTTCGACCACCGGAACAACGGCCTATTAGGACAGTCGGGCCGATGATGAAAAAGTGTGCTGAAGGTGACGGTATACATCACATCCGACGGCTAGAAACGTCGCAATCATCAAAATGAACGGCTAAAAAAGCAAAACGCTGAGAGGGCTcgctttaggttcagttttactgtcctaaatttgaatttttttatctTTACATGTTTTTGTATGGTTGAGATTTTTAGTACGAGGTATCCGAATGTAGACAATAAAAATTGAGAACTTTTGAGGACTCGGATTTACCTATCGTAGCTGTAGATGTTCTTAAAACCAGCAAAAAAAGGCGTGGGAAAAGGATAAAAAAGTGTGAACTCGCACGCAACACTCCATTTGAGTTGCCATCTTGGTTTCCTTTTCGAGACGAAGCACTTCCACAAGCAATGTGATCATTGCTACAGTGCTACCTCAATATCCAGGTCAACCAATTGGATGGGTTGCTTAACAAAACAAATTGGATGCTATTGCTTAAAAACGCCATGTGATCACTGCTATACCTAAAATCAGTTGACCCAGAATAaactgtactccctccgtttctaaatataagtctttctagggaTTCtaataaaagactacatacggatgtatatagacatattttagagtatagattcatttattttacttcgtatgtagtcatctagtgaatcttttaaaagacttatatttaggaacggagggagtagatcccAACCCATCAGGGTAACGAACTTCTGAACATGAATTATATTGAACATGAACTGTGAACTCGGaaccctttttatttatttatatgcacCAGAGGAATCAGGTCGGTCTGTACAAGTATACACCAAGTTTGCTGGTTGCGCACAAGGACACCAACACAGGTTGTTGCATGCTGACACAATGTGTGCAGCCAGGCCAGTTAAGGATCATATATACAGTGTGGGTGGGGTGGATTATTTGTCAACCAATGTCTGGGGGGCCTGGGCTCTTAGAACAGGTCCCACTGCCAGTAGATCTTGTCAACGATGCCTCCGCCGCTCCGCACGGCCACATGGAGGGTCTCCGATGCCGGAGGGACTCCCCACAGCAACGGAACCGCCACCGACATGGTCAGCTTCTCCTGGAGGCCGTCGCTGCTCGCCttctctgcaatgacaatctgaacaaaaacaacaacctttCAAGTTTGAATGGATGTTCAATTGGATAGAAAGCTTTGGTTGTGCGGTTTGAGAAATTTAATGACATCAAGGAACCCTCTCTTCGTTGGATAATAACTAGGGAGTTTCACGAGCAACCATCGAAAAAATATAGCTTGGCAAGTTCATAAAGACACATAGGTTTCTCAGAGTAACATGAGTACCTCGCCGCCGTGCTCCAATACTGTATCTTCCACCACATCGCTCAGCATTTCAATAGACCGACAGAAGCCAAAGATGCATAATCTTCTACCCATGTCTAGCCCCTGATAGTTATAGCACATGGTATTATTATAAGAAAACAAAAACGGCATATGCACATAATTGGTAAGAACCATTTACATTTGTCGCTGCAATGTTAAACAGTGCTCCAAGGCACAGActttgatttggatccatgtagGAGCTCTCCTGAAACCGGCgtaatttgccttttcctttttgTTGCCTCTTCTGGTAAAATTTAATACACATGAGGATGGTATGCAAAATATTGATGACGCCAGTATAAAGCAATTTCAGCAAGTATCTGTAAGATTATACATGAATAAACTTGTatccacaagaaaacaaaaaggaaatgGTTGAGTCAATAATCCAAAGATACAAAAACAACATAAGctttcagcagcattcagctgtcAGTGAGTTCAGTAGTAGAAATGAATGTGGCGCTCAAATATACTCCTTCACAATTTGTTtcattattactccctccgttcctaaatatatgtctttttagacatttcaataggagactacatacagagcaaaataggtgaatctacactctaaaatatgtctatatggtacatacatccgtatgtaatccaaTAGTGaagtctctaaaaagacttatatttaggaacgaagggagtacatgaTAAGTTGATAACATACGTAAAATATGAAAAGAGCTGAATCTTTTTAATATACATAATACATAGTAAAACTGGTATTGCCCTGAATGCAGTAACAAAAGGTGTAAGCATGATTCCCTATTTATTACTCccactgtcccaaaataagtgtcactgCTTTAGTACTGAATTCGTACTAACCAAAGGAGTACTAAATTTgcaacacttattttgggacagagggagtatttaatATACATTTCCCGATGTTATAGAAATTGCAGTTACGTATATTTCAGGTGTTATATAAATTCCAGTTACCCATTAACCTTTGATCAGAC includes:
- the LOC123449470 gene encoding uncharacterized protein LOC123449470 translates to MADSAALSSSLPRSLASRRPLSSPPRGGGGGGSGRPRSPRRCRPGSRLRARARKGEPEDLYGPYPWEQPLDLTTGFDIEWVQEDKITLFTSDGLVQIGGNMVPRRVSASEKRQQKGKGKLRRFQESSYMDPNQSLCLGALFNIAATNGLDMGRRLCIFGFCRSIEMLSDVVEDTVLEHGGEIVIAEKASSDGLQEKLTMSVAVPLLWGVPPASETLHVAVRSGGGIVDKIYWQWDLF